AGTGTAGAAGTTAAAAGAATTCTGCTTTCTATCATATGCCATTAATGAAGAGCCGCTTCTCAATTGGCTGCTGTTTCTTTTTAGGCAGTTTCTCTCGAACGTCTGGCTCGTACGCTCCAAAGTCGAGCTGAGCCTTGAGCTGCCACTCTTTGGGAATATTCTAGACCTCGGCAGCTCGCTCATCAGGCAGAGGATTGTAGTGCTGGAGGTTGGCACCAAAACCTCCAGCCTCCAGTGCTGCAGATTGCCAACTGATGCATCCCACTCATATGCTCAGACCAGAGGGGAAATCGGTCGGCATAAATAGCGAACTTAACCTGAAGCTCGCTAATAACCTTTGGATCCTTGTAGAATAAAACCTATTTCGCGTTAGCCTTTTAAGTATAAGCATCAACTTTCTGTACTAGTAGCTTACACAACCCAGTCTTTGGCCAGGAATCAGCGGGAACGATGGCCTTAAGGCCCTCGAGGCCGACATTCCAGAACTTGTAGTGGTCCTCCTTCAGCAGAACCACAAGCCGAGTCGATTGAGAATTGAAAGACGAAGGAATATCTTCTATAGCCTGATGAATAATTTCTTCAATCATGTCATCCGAAATTAGGGACGATCGGTTCAGCTGGTAAATTCTGCGCCGGTTATGAACTGCCTCGAGGTAGCTGAGTTTGTCCGCCATGATGCATAGATATAAGTGTTTAGTGCTTTAGATCTATAAATAAACGCTAAATATAACATCACAAGCTGTTAGGTTGTTAGGACGAGGCAAAGATTATGGACAGGGGGGTCGTTAGACCCTACGTTGTTTCGGACTCCGCGGAGTTTTATATCCCGTGATACATGTAATTATGGACTCTTCACTTTGAGAGAGGCCTCTAATTGGCTTTGTTTGCTCCCTTTGTATCTAGTGGCCGAGTAGAAGACTACAAGTGTTGTGATTTGCAGAGTGCAGTCACAGCCGGCCCTATATCGAACCTGGTTCCGGGGAAGAGCCAGAGGTGGCGTTAACCGGGGCCGTAGCTGTCAAATCCCCAGTAAGCTCTAGAAGAAAGGTCATCCGGGCACTGGAAAGAtggaagcttcttggcaTAATTCTCTGGGCTAATAGGGCCTCTTTCCATCCATAGCCCTGACGAGAACGCAAGGAAGAAAACCGTTGGTTGGATGATGAGCCAAGGTGTGGTTTGCCAGAACCAGCGCATTTTTGTTCCGGAAGAGGGTGTTCCCCGAACTCGTAGGGCGCAGTGGCGGACGACCTGGGCACCTTCGCTCTATCCCGGTAGCGTTCTTATGAAGCATTATATCTAAGGGTTTGCCCCTCAACTAAACACAGCATCAAACAACCCTAAATACAAACGCAATGCGTACTTTGTAATAGCAATAGCAGACCCTGCTCCACCTCTTCGTTTTACAGAGGACGCCTTGGTAATATTGGTAGGCCACAGACTTCTCTTGTACTTTTTTCTCAAGGCAGCATTTTCGAGTATTAAGCGCTGATACAGAGGTGTGAGATTACTACTGTGCCTAATAAGAAAGATTTgaatttcttattattcgCATAGTTACCTATGCAAATAGAGATATATTATGTTAGCAACGTGTATGTGTAAACGTGTGAGGATATCAAGTGCCAAAAGGGGCATGGTATGTATGGATTTAGTATGTCATAAATCTTCTATCTGATCTATAATCCAAAGCTAATCCAACTAGCTTAAAAAGGCAGCTTACAACAGCTAATAACACACGATCTATCACATACACATGTAttt
Above is a window of Fusarium oxysporum Fo47 chromosome XII, complete sequence DNA encoding:
- a CDS encoding Nitroreductase-like protein, with amino-acid sequence MADKLSYLEAVHNRRRIYQLNRSSLISDDMIEEIIHQAIEDIPSSFNSQSTRLVVLLKEDHYKFWNVGLEGLKAIVPADSWPKTGLCKLLVQKVLFYKDPKVISELQVKFAIYADRFPLWSEHMSGMHQLAICSTGGWRFWCQPPALQSSA